One window of the Prinia subflava isolate CZ2003 ecotype Zambia chromosome 1, Cam_Psub_1.2, whole genome shotgun sequence genome contains the following:
- the LOC134550155 gene encoding keratin, type II cytoskeletal 2 epidermal-like isoform X2, translating into MGWELPPDRGRRDGTRGQGQASAAGGASSGEDEGMSPRNPSAGREKLEGLWAGKAARESRAGGAGRGGRAERALRGAEEGGGRKPGEKEPGGSAAGSASGERDEPPRRLRRCRCPGEGSGRLHWEGTLGFRTASPRTSRTRLGRGFILPRAKLQGTKLPSLR; encoded by the exons ATGGGATGGGAGCTGCCGCCGGACCGTGGCCGACGGGACGGGACGCGCGGGCAGGGCCAGGCCTCTGCCGCCGGAGGGGCTTCTTCAGGGGAGGACGAGGGAATGTCCCCCCGCAACCCGAGTGCGGGCAGGGAGAAACTcgaggggctgtgggcaggaaaGGCAGCCCGGGAAAGCCGAGCGGGAGGAGCGGGGCGCGGGGGTCGCGCCGAGCGGGCGCTGcggggagcagaggagggaggcGGGAGAAAACCGGGAGAAAAGGAACCGGGGGGCAGCGCCGCTGGAAGCGCCAGCGGGGAACGCGATGAACCTCCCCGAAGGCTGAGAAGGTGCAGGTGCCCGGGGGAGGGCAGCGGGCGTCTCCACTGGGAAGGGACCCTGGGCTTCCGGACAGCCTCTCCCAGGACCTCTAGAACACGGCTCGGCCGCGGCTTCATCCTTCCACGTGCCAAGCTCCAAGGGACCAAG CTCCCGTCACTCCGTTAA